In the genome of Armatimonadota bacterium, one region contains:
- a CDS encoding thiolase family protein, with protein MREAVIVSAVRTAVARGKKDGSLATLHPVDLSAVVMRAAVDRIDLHPAHLDDVVWGCAFPESSQGQNVARLGLLRAGFPVEVTGMTLNRFCSSGLQAIALAAQAILSGMAEAVLAGGVDMMSRIPASGYHPRYHPEMTETYIGMGLTAERVAERWGISREEQDRWAYRSHRRAAEAWAAGKFTEQIVAVRVRRRTPKGEVEEFDFNRDETVRPDTSLEKLATLRPAFKEGGTVTAGNSSPFSDGAAAVVVMSRSKAEDLGLRPLARFVSFATGGVEPDVMGVGPVRAVPKALRLAGLRMEDLRLIEFNEAFAAQVLAVLKELEMPEEKVNVNGGAIALGHPLGATGAKLTAQLIYELRARGGGFGMVTMCVGGGMGAAGIFEVYPS; from the coding sequence ATGCGGGAAGCGGTGATCGTGAGCGCGGTGCGGACGGCAGTGGCCCGAGGCAAGAAGGACGGATCCCTGGCCACCCTGCACCCCGTGGACCTCTCCGCGGTGGTGATGCGGGCCGCGGTGGATCGCATTGACCTTCACCCCGCACACCTCGACGACGTCGTCTGGGGGTGCGCGTTCCCGGAGTCCAGCCAGGGGCAGAACGTGGCGCGGTTGGGGCTGCTGCGGGCTGGGTTCCCCGTGGAGGTCACGGGCATGACCCTGAACCGGTTCTGCTCCAGTGGGCTTCAGGCCATCGCCCTCGCGGCCCAGGCCATCCTCTCCGGCATGGCGGAGGCGGTCCTGGCGGGCGGGGTGGACATGATGAGCCGCATCCCCGCCTCCGGCTACCACCCCCGCTACCACCCGGAGATGACGGAAACGTACATCGGCATGGGCTTGACCGCGGAGCGGGTGGCGGAACGCTGGGGGATCTCCCGGGAGGAACAGGATCGGTGGGCCTACCGGAGCCACCGGCGCGCGGCGGAGGCCTGGGCGGCCGGGAAGTTCACGGAGCAGATCGTGGCGGTTCGGGTCCGGCGTCGCACCCCGAAAGGGGAGGTGGAGGAATTCGACTTCAACCGGGACGAGACGGTGCGGCCGGACACGAGCCTGGAAAAGCTCGCGACTCTCCGGCCTGCCTTCAAGGAGGGCGGGACCGTTACCGCGGGGAACTCCAGCCCCTTCTCGGACGGTGCCGCGGCGGTGGTGGTGATGAGCCGATCGAAGGCGGAGGACCTGGGACTTCGCCCCCTCGCCCGCTTCGTGAGTTTCGCCACGGGAGGCGTGGAGCCGGACGTCATGGGCGTCGGACCGGTACGGGCGGTGCCGAAAGCCCTGCGGCTTGCGGGACTGCGCATGGAGGATCTGCGGCTCATCGAGTTCAACGAGGCCTTCGCCGCCCAAGTGCTCGCGGTGCTCAAGGAACTGGAGATGCCGGAAGAGAAGGTAAACGTTAACGGAGGTGCGATCGCCCTGGGACATCCATTGGGGGCCACCGGTGCGAAGCTCACCGCGCAGCTCATCTACGAACTGCGGGCACGGGGCGGAGGGTTCGGCATGGTCACCATGTGCGTGGGCGGAGGCATGGGGGCCGCGGGGATCTTCGAGGTATACCCCTCGTGA